A portion of the Vicia villosa cultivar HV-30 ecotype Madison, WI unplaced genomic scaffold, Vvil1.0 ctg.000758F_1_1, whole genome shotgun sequence genome contains these proteins:
- the LOC131631004 gene encoding aminopeptidase M1-like: MCSNMDEFKGQTRLSNFVVPKRYDIKLKSDLIECRFYGSVVFNLDIITATHFIVLNAAELTIGNDAISFTNCHFSKVFKPSKVELFEDDEILVLEFPEGISIGLGVLTIQFDGILNDRMKGFYRR; encoded by the exons ATGTGTTcaaacatggatgaattcaaaggACAGACTCGTCTTTCTAATTTCGTTGTTCCAAAACGTTACGACATTAAGCTTAAATCCGACCTCATCGAATGTCGTTTCTACGGTTCTGTTGTCTTCAATCTCGACATCATCACCGCTACTCATTTCATCGTTCTCAATGCCGCTGAACTCACCATCGGTAACGACGCTATTTCATTCACTAACTGTCATTTCTCTAAG GTTTTCAAACCTTCAAAAGTtgaattatttgaagatgatgaaattCTGGTCTTGGAGTTTCCAGAGGGAATATCTATTGGATTGGGTGTATTGACTATTCAGTTTGATGGAATATTGAATGATAGAATGAAAGGTTTTTACCGAAGGTAA
- the LOC131630995 gene encoding MYB-like transcription factor ETC3 produces the protein MLISILSLSYPFTAENMSDSTYATTANNDQKKRETELEFSPEEEDIIAKMFRLVGKRWHLIAGRIPGRTAEDIEKYWNSKFSSSTAC, from the exons ATGCTTATCTCAATACTAAGTTTAAGTTATCCATTCACAGCCGAAAATATGAGTGACTCAACGTATGCAACCACTGCAAACAATG ATCAAAAGAAACGTGAGACTGAGCTGGAATTCTCACCGGAAGAAGAAGATATCATTGCAAAAATGTTTAGATTAGTTGGAAAAAG ATGGCATCTCATTGCTGGAAGAATTCCTGGAAGAACAGCTGAAGATATTGAAAAGTATTGGAATTCAAAGTTCTCTTCATCAACTGCATGTTAA